Genomic segment of Nitrospira sp.:
TATTGGCGGCCAGCACCAACACCCCAACGTCGTGCAACAACGCCGCAGTAAACGCCTCATCAATCACCTGCTGACTGGCACCGGCGTCCTTAGCGATTCGCCGTGCGCAGGTACCGGTGAGCATGGCGTGCCGCCACAGGGCTTCCAAGGAAAAAGACGGAAGCCGGCCTTGCTCAAATTGCGCAAACACCTGGCTGGAAAGGACGAGCGACTTGATCGTATCGAAACCGAGGAGGGCCACGGCTTGCTCGGGATCGGACACGTGGGTGCGGAGTCCGAAAAATGCCGAATTCACGAGCTGAAGAATCTTGGTCATCATCCCGAGATCTTTGGCGACGATACGAGAGGCTTTTTTCAGCGATGCCTGCGGAGCCTGCATTTCCTGCATGAGGTCCTGATAGATCGACGGAAGACTGGGGAGCACCTTGATTTCACCCACCAAACTCCGGAGCGCAGGATTCGCCAGCATCGCCCGCAACGTCTCAGCCCGCGCGATGGTGGTTTTCAACAAGGCCAGGTCCACCGGCTTCTGAAGAAAACGATGGGCCACGGCTGCGGAGCGCACATGATTGACGGGACTTTGGTCGCCGGAGAGCACGATCCGGATGGTCTGCGGGGAGAGCGTGCGAACCTCGCTGAGGAACTGCGCGCCGTCCATGACCGGCATGGTCATGTCTGACACCACGACGTCACAGG
This window contains:
- a CDS encoding HDOD domain-containing protein, with product MRRVIFVDDAPEILQHLRRALAPMQSEWDMQFFPSAASALTVIRETPCDVVVSDMTMPVMDGAQFLSEVRTLSPQTIRIVLSGDQSPVNHVRSAAVAHRFLQKPVDLALLKTTIARAETLRAMLANPALRSLVGEIKVLPSLPSIYQDLMQEMQAPQASLKKASRIVAKDLGMMTKILQLVNSAFFGLRTHVSDPEQAVALLGFDTIKSLVLSSQVFAQFEQGRLPSFSLEALWRHAMLTGTCARRIAKDAGASQQVIDEAFTAALLHDVGVLVLAANKPDDYARVLDLMRTKPSPDWAAEREVFGADHAHVGAYLLGLWGLGDGIIEAVAFHQHPGECQASGFTAVTAVHVGNAIAEQQAHGEAGKADLAGVDHAYLSREQLLPRLSGWRALCAA